The Boseongicola sp. DNA segment GCGGATTTATATGCGCGCTATATGCGGGCACGCGGCAATGAGGTTCTGTTTCTATGCGCCACGGATGAGCATGGCACCCCTGCTGAACTGGCGGCTGCGAAGGCAGGCAAGCCGGTGGCCGAATATTGTGCTGAGATGTGGCAGGTTCAAAAGGATCTGGCGGACGGGTTCCGTTTGTCATTTGACAAATATGGACGGTCATCTTCGCCGCAGAACCACGCTCTGACTCAGCATTTTGCCGGGCGTCTGGCAGATGCCGGACTGATAGATGAGGTGGTCGAAAGTCAGGTTTATTCCAATACAGATGGTCGTTTTTTGCCAGACCGCTACATTGAAGGCACCTGCCCCAACTGTGGTTATGACCGCGCCCGCGGGGATCAATGCGAGAATTGTACCAAACAGTTGGATCCAACTGATCTTATTGAGCCGCGTTCGGCGATCTCGGGATCGACCGACCTGGAAGTGCGCGAAACAAAGCATCTTTATCTGAAGCAGCGAACGTTAAGAGAAGACCTGTCGACCTGGATTGATGGCAAGAAGGATTGGCCAATCCTGACAACGTCGATTGCCAAGAAGTGGCTGAACGACGGTGATGGTTTGCAGGACCGGGGCATTACCCGCGATTTGGATTGGGGGGTGCCGGTGAAGCGCGGGGACGCAGACTGGCCGGGCATGGAAGGCAAAGTCTTCTATGTTTGGTTTGATGCGCCGATTGAATACATCGCCTGCGCCAAGGAATGGTCGGACGGTCGCGGCGCGTCCGATGCCGAGTGGGAGCGTTGGTGGCGCACCGATAAAGGGGCCGATGACGTCAAATATGTCCAGTTCATGGGCAAGGACAATGTGCCGTTTCATACACTGTCATTCCCCGCGACCATCATCGGTTCTGGAGAGCCTTGGAAGTTGGTCGATTATATCAAGTCATTCAACTATCTGAATTATGACGGCGGGCAGTTTTCCACCAGCCAGGGGCGCGGCGTCTTCATGGATCAGGCGCTGGAGATCCTAACTGCGGATTACTGGCGTTGGTGGCTATTGAGCCATGCACCGGAGAGTTCGGACAGTGAATTCACCTGGGAGAATTTCCAGGTCTCGGTCAACAAAGACCTGGCGGATGTGCTGGGGAACTTCGTTAGCCGCGTCACGAAGTTTTGCCGTTCCAAGTTTGGAGAGACAGTTCCGGGCGCTGGCGATTGGGGGCCGGACGAACAGGCATTGATCGAAAGATTGCAAAAAGGGTTGAACGCATACCAAACCCAGATGGAGGCCATGGAAGTGCGCAAGGCGTCCGCAGAACTGCGCGCACTTTGGGTGCAGGGCAATGAATATCTGCAATCAGCGGCTCCTTGGGCCGCATTCAAGGAAGATCCGGATCGCGCCGCCGCTGTGGTCCGCATGGCTTTGAATCTGATCCGGTTTTACGCCGTCATCTCGGCACCATTTATCCCGGACGCTTCGGCGCGCATGCTGTCAGCCATGAACACGTTGGACATGGAATGGCCCGAGGATGTTGAGGCGGCGTTGAACGCCCTTCCGGCAGAGCATGACTTTACTGTTCCCGATGTTCTTTTCCGAAAGATCAGCGACGAAGAGCGGGACGAGTGGCAGGCCCGTTTTGCCGGCCAGCGCACCTAAGGCTTAAGACAGCCAGCGGATCAGCGGCATCAGAGCTGCCGTTGTTTTCTGCATCCAGGCATCGGCTTTGTCGGGTCCAAGAACCTTTGCCGACACGGGTTTGTCATATGTGCGCGCAACGAAGGCTTTGTAGCGCAAAAGTTCGGCACGGGGATGATTGGCATCAAATCCCTTGGGAATCCGCGCCAGATCGGGCGGGCCAAGCGAACAATTCACAGCCTTGGCCGATGCTATTGCGGACTGCAAAGTTTCTGCATCTTTGTCGTCCAATATTCGGGCGCGGTAGGCGGCGAGCGCTTTGGGGTCGATGGCAAAATGCCCAGCACCAAAGCCAACTCCACCAGGCTGCAAAACGATATGGAGGCCGGGTGACCTTGTCGGGTGGCTACCGCTCCAGAAGATCATATGCAGGCGGGCGTTATATGGGGACTTATCTTTGGAAAACCTGACGTCCCGGTTGATCCGACGCAATGAGCCGTTCAGCCGTACCTCGGCTTTCAAAGCCGGGTCTTGTTTTGCCACCAAGGCGGCAAACTGATCGATAAAGGCCAGACCAGCAGACTTCCAATGCTGCTCGTATCGGTCACGGTTGTCTTCAAACCAAGCCTTTGTGTTGTTCTTTTCAAGGTCAGCCAGAAATTCAAAGGTTTCATTTGTGAGTGACATTGGCAGCTTTCCCTTGAGGCGCGGTGGCGCAAGAGTAGTCCGACAAAGATCTCAAGAAAAGTGCCTACAGCGTTCTCGGCGGCAGGTTAATCACTCCCGAAAAGCACGGGTTACTTCTCCGACATTTTGACCGGTTAAAATGGCGCTTTTTTACCAGATCGTTTCGCCGTAGTGATCATAAGCTGCATTAAAACATCAATGATTATGACTTGGAAAATCTCATGAAATCTCACACGCAGGCAGTCGTCATCGGGGGCGGTGTTGTCGGTTGTTCGATCCTTTATCATCTGACCAAACTTGGGTGGACAGATGTGGTTCTGTTGGAGCGCTCGGAATTGACAAGCGGTTCCACCTGGCATGCCGCTGCCAATATCCATGGCTTGCATGACTCCACGAATATCTCGCGGCTGCAGCACTATACGATGAACCTATACGCCGAGTTGGAGGCAGAAACCGGGCAAAGTTGCGGGGTATTTCAACCCGGTAGCCTTTATCTGGCGCAGACCGAAGAGCGCGAACATCAACTTCGATTGCAGGAAGCCAAAGCGCGCCGGTTTGGGATGAACTTCCATGAAGTCAGCCGAGATGAGGCTGAACGGCTGCATCCGATGGTGAACTACGATGGCATTCGCTGCATTATGTTTGAACCCGACGGCGGCAATGTTGATCCATCCGGGGTCACGAATGCCTACGCCGTTGGAGCGCGGCAGAGAGGCGCGGAAATCCATCGATTTACACCGGTGACAGGAACTGAACAGCAACCTGATGGTAGTTGGATCGTTCGCACTGACAAGGGTGATATCCGCACACCCTGGGTTGTGAATGCTGCCGGTCTATGGGCTCGTGAAGTGGCGGCAATGGCGGGGTTTGAATTGCCGCTTTTGCCAACCGAGCATCAGTATTTCGTGACTGAGACGATAGATGAAATCGCGGGAATGGACCGTCGCTTACCATCGGTCGCTGATCGGGATGGGGAATACTATCTTCGTCAGGAAGGACAGGGTCTTTTGATGGGCGCTTATGAGCGCGACGTAAGGTTCTGGGCCGAAGACGGAACGCCACAAGGCTTTGGCCATGAGCTTTTTGCCGATGATCTGGAGCGCATAGAAGACAACATGATGCGCGCTATTGATCGGGTTCCCGCTGTTGGAGAAGCAGGCATCAAGCGTGTGATCAATGGGCCGATGATCTGGTCGCCGGATAGTTCGGCTCTGTTTGGGCCGGTACTGGAACTGACCGGGTATTTCTGCTGCTGCGGGATCATCCCCGGTTTCAGCCAGAACGGCGGGTTGGGCAAGCTTTCGGCAGAATGGATGGTCGAAGGTGAACCAACACTGGATTTGTTTGGTTGGGATATAGCCCGTTACGGGCATTGGGCTGGCAAAGAGTTCACCAAGGCACGGGTTGGTGACCAATATGCGAACCGCTTCAAAATCCACTTTCCGAACGAAGAACGCACGGCAGGGCGTCCGGCGCGTGTGCGTCCGGCATACGGTCTGCAAAAATCCATGGGGGCGCATTTTGGACTGAACTATGGCTGGGTGCATCCGCTTTGGTTCGCTCAAGACGGTGAACCGCAAGAGGAAAGTTATGGGTTTGCACGCCAGAACTGGTTTGAACCCGTGGGGCGCGAATGCAGGATGCTGCGCGAAAATGCTGGTATCCTGGATATTTCCAACTTCGCCAAATATCGCGTTCAGGGCTCCGGTGCCGAAGATTGGTTGAACGCCTTATTTGCCAATCGAATGCCGAAAGGTGTTGGCCGTAGTTGTTTAACCCCGCTGATTGGGAAACGTGGCGGTGTTGCCGGGGACTTCACGGTAACTCGACTTGATGAAGAGACGTTCTGGATCATCGGATCTGGAATGGCCGAGCGCTTCCATTTGCGATTTTTCCGTGCCCTGCCACTTCCGGAGGGCAAAAAATTCGAAAGTCTAACTGAGAGCTATTGCGGGTTTAACATTGCTGGCCCGCAATCGCGGCATTTGCTTGCTAGATTGACGAACGCAGATCTTTCCAATGAAGCGTTCCCGTTTATGCGTTCGCAACGCATTACCGTCGCGGGGGTTGATTGCGTCGCAATCCGCGTCTCTTTCACTGGTGATCTGGGTTGGGAGTTGCATTGCGCCGCCGACGACCAGCTTAAACTCTATGAGGCGCTCTTGGCCGAGGCCCCTGCCCTTGGCGCTGGCCCTGTTGGCAGCCGTGCTTTGATGAGTATGCGGTTGGAAAAAGGGTATGGTTCATGGGGACGCGATTACAGCCCCGAGTATTGGCCACATGAATCCGGGCTTGCTGGCCTGATCAAAGCCGACAAAGAGTTCATGAACAAGGATGCCTGGGAGGAAATTTCCGGGCAGCCAGCCCGTGAAATGCTCCGGCTGCTTGAGATCGAGGTGCAGACGGCGGATGCCTCGGGTGGTGAACCGATCTTTGCGTTGGATGGCACGCCGATTGGTCAGGTCAGTTCAGGAGCATACGGATATAGCGTCGAGAAATCTCTGGCTTTGTCCTATCTACGTGCTGGAACAGCCGAGCCCGGCGATACAGTTCATGTTGCAATTCTGGGCAAGCCTCATGTTGCGCGTGTGCTGGAACAGGCACCATTTGACCCGGAAGGCGCTAAACTACGCGATAAGTAGAAGGCCGTTCTACACGTCACTGGGGCTTGCCATCTGCAACTAGCTTCGCCAAACCGACGCCATGACAAAAGAACTTCAAGTATTGTGCATTGGGTCAGTGTTGTGGGACGTGATTGGACGGGCCAGCGCCGTGATGCGTGTGGGTTCGGATGTGCCAGGACGGATCACGCGGCTTCCCGGCGGTGTAGCGATGAACATCGCAATGACATTGCGCCGGTTTTCGATGCAGCCTGTGTTGCTGACCGCTATCGGTCGGGACGAAGAAGGTGACGAGTTGGTCAATGCGGCCAACCGGTTGGGAATGGACACCCAGTTCATCTACCGTTCCGACGATTTGCCAACCGATAGATATATGGCCGTTGAAGGCGCAAACGGGCTAATTGCAGCCATCGCTGATGCGCATTCGCTTGAAGCGGCGGGCGCTAAAATATTACGGCCGTTGGAAAATGGTCGATTGGGGTCGGCTCAATCACCCTATTCCGGGCAAATAGCCCTGGACGACAACTTGACGGAAAGCCTTTTGATGGAAATCGCAAAGAGCCCACTTTTTGCCAAGGCTGATTTACGTGTCGCTCCGGCGTCGCCGGGAAAAGCAGAACGCCTTATGCCGTTGCTAGCTTGTCCTTACGCCACTCTGTACGTCAATCTTGAGGAAGCCGGTTTGCTGTGCAAAACGACGTTTGCATCAGCTCCCGAAGCGGCGGAAGCGTTGTTAAACCGTGGCGCCGCACAAGTATTGGTCACTGACGGCGGCCGCGCAGCGGCGCATGCGGCGAAAAACGGAATACTGGTCGCCACCCCGCCAGAAGTTCTGGTGACCCGGGTGACCGGTGCTGGCGACACATTCATGGCTTCGCACATGGCAGCCGAAGCTCGCGGACAAGATGGGCAGCAAGCATTGGAAGCGGCCCTGAATGCGGCCGCAGTATATGTATCTGGGGATGTTCCATCGTGAATGTGCCAATGGATTTTTCGGCAGAAATTGCCAAGGCCCGAGAATCAGGTGCGCCGATTGTCGCCCTTGAATCGACAATTATCACTCCTGGGATGCCATTTCCCCGGAACGTAGAAACCGCACGACTAGTTGAGTCTTGCGTTCGCGAAAACGGTGCGGTTCCGGCAACAATTGCCATTCTTGGGGGGCGTCTGAAGATAGGTCTTGGCGAAAGCGAACTTGATAAACTCGCCAGGGCAGACAATGTTGCGAAACTTTCGCGCGCGGACTTAGCGGTTTGCATCGCAGATAAAGGGAACGGAGCGACAACAGTTGCTGCGACGATGATCGCCGCGCAGTTGGCTGGTATCGAAGTATTCGCCACCGGCGGCATCGGCGGTGTGCACAAGGGAGCCGAGCGGTCATTCGATATCTCGGCGGATTTGCAGGAGTTGTCGAAGACACCGGTTATTGTTGTCGCGGCAGGTGCAAAAGCCATCTTGGACATACCAAAAACGCTGGAAGTTCTTGAAACGAATGGAGTTCCTGTGATTGCTTTTGGCCAGGATGAAGTGCCAGCATTCTGGTCGCGGGCATCTGGCATCCAGGCCCCACTGCGTATGGATGTACCGGCAGATATCGCCAATGCTTTTGCGATGCGTCGCCACATGGGATTGTCCGGCGGTCAGCTAGTGGTTAACCCGATACCGGCAGTAGCCGAGATTTCCGCAGACGTTCTTGCTCCAATCATTGCGCAGGCTAACGACGAGGCCAATCAACAAGGCATTGGGGGAAAAGATGTAACGCCGTTTTTGTTACAGCGCATTTTTGAGCTAACGAATGGCGCATCTCTGGAAGCCAACATCGAGTTGGTATTAAATAATGCGCGCCTTGCGTCGGAAATCGCCAAATGCCTGGCAAATCGGCCTGGTATGCGGTGATTTCTGTTTCTGGGCATTGTTCCCTGCTTTTTTGCCCCCTATTTTAACATTGTCCTGCCGGAAGACCCCGAATGTCCAAACCCTTTGACGACGAGAAAAAACCACAAAAGAAACGGCGCGGCCCGTTTGGTTCGTTCAGAGCGTCGTTTCTGACCGGACTGGTGGTGATTGCACCGATTGGTCTGACATTGTGGTTGATCTGGACCATGGCGGGCTGGGTCGACAGTTGGGTCTTGCCGTTTGTTCCTGCCTGGTTGCGCCCGGATCAATACGTGGGCCTTTCCATACGCGGGATCGGCGTCTTGGTCTTTTTGATATTCACCGTGTTTGTAGGATGGTTGGCAAAGGGCCTGATCGGGCGGTCGATGTTAGGCTGGGCTGAAAGTTTGGTTCAAGGTCTACCGGTGGTAAGATCGGTTTATAATGGCTTGAAGCAAATAGCTGAAACGGTCTTTGCCCAATCCGAAACGTCTTTCGATAAGGCCTGTCTGGTTGAGTATCCGCGCAAAGGCATCTGGGCGATTGCCTTTATTTCCACAGATGCCAAGGGTGAGATTTCGAGCAAGATCCCGCTCGAAGAAGGCAAGACTGCGATCTTTCTACCAACAACGCCAAACCCGACGTCCGGCTTTCTGTTGTTTGTGCCAACGAGCGATGTTGTGGAATTGGACATGTCGGTGGAGGACGCAGCAAAACTGGTGATTTCCGCAGGCCTTGTTTACCCCAACGGCAAGAGCGCCAAGCCAACACCCATTGGAGAAGTGCGGCAGCCACCTGCGCGCGCCTCTTGAACTGACGGTCGCGGCCTGTATCGTTCGCAAAATGAATACCGGCGAGGCGTCTGAACATGGACAGCAGAATTCTGAACGTAAATCCGTTGATTGCAGTCTTTGACGGTGTCTTTGGACAGGAAGTGGCGGATGCTGCCATTGCCGCCGGTCAGGATCGATTGGAGCAGCCATCATATGGCACCAAGGATGGGCGGGTTGTGGGCGAAAAACACACCAATCAGGCAGCCCTGGTGGACCAGTGGTCAGATCCCGTTCTGACGCAGTTGATGACTGACATCTCTGCAATTGTTCGAATACCGCCAGAACACGGCGAGTCCAGCGACCTGTTTCATCGCGGCGGCCAGCGGTTGTTTACAACGTTATGCTATTTAAACGACGTCGAGGAAGAAGGCCAAACAGCTTTTCCCAACTTAATGGTTGCCGTGCGCCCTAAACTAGGTCGCGTTTTGGTCATGCAGAACACTTTACCCGGTCAGAACATCACACACCCCGACAGCGCGCATGTAGGGTTTGGGCCGGGCGCAGGAGAAAAATGGGTCTTGTCTGTGTGGTGGAGAGAACACCATTTTCATATTCCGCGAAGTTATCCTGCAGCCGAGGGCGATTTTCTGGTATATTAGCGCACGTTACGTGCCACACAGCGTTGCGGCCACATGAGATCGGATGCGACAATGAAGTATACCAAGCCAGCAACAGCAATTGCCGCGGCCATCGCAATGTCAGCTTCGCCACTTCACGCGGGCGGTGCTGCCGCGCCGCGCATCGAACCCGAAGTTATGGAGCCAGAGTCGATTGTGGCCGGCGCTTCAAGCTCGGGCGGTTTTGTGCTTCCGCTATTGTTCCTGATCATTCTAGCGGCCACATTGATTGATTCACCGCTGGAGTAATCCGCCGGACTATTCGTACATTGATGACAGATCGACGCTGGATTTAACGCCGATCGCGTCGCTATGAGAATTCAGGAACTCTTCCGCAGCAATACGACCCGCCTCTTTCAATCGCCGAATTATCGCCGGCGTAGGCATCGTCTTTGTAGCGACACCAAGATCGGTCATCAGTTCGTCATCGGCGATCATGTGAACTAGCACATTCTTCATACCAGAAGAGTTCGCGTTTCCCTCGGTGATCAACCTTTTCACAAAGGCGATGGCCCGCAGTTCACGCAACATGGATGAATTGAAACTGATCTCATTGATCCGATTCAGGATGTCCCGGGGTTCTTTTGGTATCTCGTCGCGCACCAGTGGATTGATATTAACGATGACTATGTCGTCCGGCAGTTCAACGTCAAACAGCGGGAACAAGGCCGGGTTTCCACTGTAACCGCCATCCCAATAGGCTTCACCATCGATTTCAACTGCCTGAAACATGGTAGGCAGGCAGATGCCAAAAGCGCGTCGGTAGAGATTTCATCGCCCGAAAAAACCTTGATCTTGCCGGTTCGGACATTTGTCGCACAGACGTAGAGTGCCGGACCTTGATCGCCGCAAATCGCGTCGAAATGAAGCCGGCGTGTGATCTTCTCAAGCGGGTTCTTGTAGAACGGTCCGTAGTGATAGGGCGAAACGATACGCGATGCCGCGTCAACAAAAGTAAACGGTAGCGAGTTTTCGATTGTTCGGCTGAGCAGTTCGGTGTTGGGCGACACGGCCTCGATCCAGTCGCTTATGGGGCCGTCTGAAAGCGCACCAACACGTTTCCAAAGCCAATCCAGGTTCTCCCGCGCGCCCTCACGTCCTCCCTGCACCAAACCTG contains these protein-coding regions:
- a CDS encoding methionine--tRNA ligase, which produces MARILITSAIPYINGIKHLGNLVGSQLPADLYARYMRARGNEVLFLCATDEHGTPAELAAAKAGKPVAEYCAEMWQVQKDLADGFRLSFDKYGRSSSPQNHALTQHFAGRLADAGLIDEVVESQVYSNTDGRFLPDRYIEGTCPNCGYDRARGDQCENCTKQLDPTDLIEPRSAISGSTDLEVRETKHLYLKQRTLREDLSTWIDGKKDWPILTTSIAKKWLNDGDGLQDRGITRDLDWGVPVKRGDADWPGMEGKVFYVWFDAPIEYIACAKEWSDGRGASDAEWERWWRTDKGADDVKYVQFMGKDNVPFHTLSFPATIIGSGEPWKLVDYIKSFNYLNYDGGQFSTSQGRGVFMDQALEILTADYWRWWLLSHAPESSDSEFTWENFQVSVNKDLADVLGNFVSRVTKFCRSKFGETVPGAGDWGPDEQALIERLQKGLNAYQTQMEAMEVRKASAELRALWVQGNEYLQSAAPWAAFKEDPDRAAAVVRMALNLIRFYAVISAPFIPDASARMLSAMNTLDMEWPEDVEAALNALPAEHDFTVPDVLFRKISDEERDEWQARFAGQRT
- a CDS encoding TIGR02453 family protein, with translation MSLTNETFEFLADLEKNNTKAWFEDNRDRYEQHWKSAGLAFIDQFAALVAKQDPALKAEVRLNGSLRRINRDVRFSKDKSPYNARLHMIFWSGSHPTRSPGLHIVLQPGGVGFGAGHFAIDPKALAAYRARILDDKDAETLQSAIASAKAVNCSLGPPDLARIPKGFDANHPRAELLRYKAFVARTYDKPVSAKVLGPDKADAWMQKTTAALMPLIRWLS
- a CDS encoding FAD-dependent oxidoreductase — its product is MKSHTQAVVIGGGVVGCSILYHLTKLGWTDVVLLERSELTSGSTWHAAANIHGLHDSTNISRLQHYTMNLYAELEAETGQSCGVFQPGSLYLAQTEEREHQLRLQEAKARRFGMNFHEVSRDEAERLHPMVNYDGIRCIMFEPDGGNVDPSGVTNAYAVGARQRGAEIHRFTPVTGTEQQPDGSWIVRTDKGDIRTPWVVNAAGLWAREVAAMAGFELPLLPTEHQYFVTETIDEIAGMDRRLPSVADRDGEYYLRQEGQGLLMGAYERDVRFWAEDGTPQGFGHELFADDLERIEDNMMRAIDRVPAVGEAGIKRVINGPMIWSPDSSALFGPVLELTGYFCCCGIIPGFSQNGGLGKLSAEWMVEGEPTLDLFGWDIARYGHWAGKEFTKARVGDQYANRFKIHFPNEERTAGRPARVRPAYGLQKSMGAHFGLNYGWVHPLWFAQDGEPQEESYGFARQNWFEPVGRECRMLRENAGILDISNFAKYRVQGSGAEDWLNALFANRMPKGVGRSCLTPLIGKRGGVAGDFTVTRLDEETFWIIGSGMAERFHLRFFRALPLPEGKKFESLTESYCGFNIAGPQSRHLLARLTNADLSNEAFPFMRSQRITVAGVDCVAIRVSFTGDLGWELHCAADDQLKLYEALLAEAPALGAGPVGSRALMSMRLEKGYGSWGRDYSPEYWPHESGLAGLIKADKEFMNKDAWEEISGQPAREMLRLLEIEVQTADASGGEPIFALDGTPIGQVSSGAYGYSVEKSLALSYLRAGTAEPGDTVHVAILGKPHVARVLEQAPFDPEGAKLRDK
- a CDS encoding kinase, whose translation is MTKELQVLCIGSVLWDVIGRASAVMRVGSDVPGRITRLPGGVAMNIAMTLRRFSMQPVLLTAIGRDEEGDELVNAANRLGMDTQFIYRSDDLPTDRYMAVEGANGLIAAIADAHSLEAAGAKILRPLENGRLGSAQSPYSGQIALDDNLTESLLMEIAKSPLFAKADLRVAPASPGKAERLMPLLACPYATLYVNLEEAGLLCKTTFASAPEAAEALLNRGAAQVLVTDGGRAAAHAAKNGILVATPPEVLVTRVTGAGDTFMASHMAAEARGQDGQQALEAALNAAAVYVSGDVPS
- a CDS encoding pseudouridine-5-phosphate glycosidase, with the translated sequence MDFSAEIAKARESGAPIVALESTIITPGMPFPRNVETARLVESCVRENGAVPATIAILGGRLKIGLGESELDKLARADNVAKLSRADLAVCIADKGNGATTVAATMIAAQLAGIEVFATGGIGGVHKGAERSFDISADLQELSKTPVIVVAAGAKAILDIPKTLEVLETNGVPVIAFGQDEVPAFWSRASGIQAPLRMDVPADIANAFAMRRHMGLSGGQLVVNPIPAVAEISADVLAPIIAQANDEANQQGIGGKDVTPFLLQRIFELTNGASLEANIELVLNNARLASEIAKCLANRPGMR
- a CDS encoding DUF502 domain-containing protein, encoding MSKPFDDEKKPQKKRRGPFGSFRASFLTGLVVIAPIGLTLWLIWTMAGWVDSWVLPFVPAWLRPDQYVGLSIRGIGVLVFLIFTVFVGWLAKGLIGRSMLGWAESLVQGLPVVRSVYNGLKQIAETVFAQSETSFDKACLVEYPRKGIWAIAFISTDAKGEISSKIPLEEGKTAIFLPTTPNPTSGFLLFVPTSDVVELDMSVEDAAKLVISAGLVYPNGKSAKPTPIGEVRQPPARAS